One Amaranthus tricolor cultivar Red isolate AtriRed21 chromosome 1, ASM2621246v1, whole genome shotgun sequence DNA window includes the following coding sequences:
- the LOC130820000 gene encoding OVARIAN TUMOR DOMAIN-containing deubiquitinating enzyme 4-like isoform X1, whose amino-acid sequence MMIVCSPIKTCPKNVLPISGYFQKQMRVHINNIASPTTSRSCCHILKQGISRIRYPRISASSSSSWFSNCSIRAFQWVRYRSGLCSKKKPCPLLMVKSSSHETSIGFSSWPQDVSIKILVPKRRMLSDFKFDAGLFSWLKGYGAAGLISGLLVCYSTSNSAHSEALEEKGAKKKCTDPSVDHFAHGKKVYTDYSVIGIPGDGRCLFRSVAHGACLRNGKPAPNESLQKQLADELRAMVAEELIRRRQETEWFIEGDFDTYVSRIRKPHVWGGEPELLMLQHVLRMPITVYMHDNKYGGLISIAEYGQVKTIAKYLRC is encoded by the exons ATGATGATAGTATGCTCTCCAATTAAAACTTGCCCCAAAAATGTGCTTCCGATAAGTGGGTATTTTCAAAAGCAAATGAGAGTCCATATAAATAATATTGCTTCCCCTACCACATCCAGGTCATGTTGTCACATTCTGAAACAAGGGATCTCCAGGATTAGATATCCTCGAATTTCAGCCTCTAGCAGTTCTTCATGGTTTTCCAATTGTAGCATCCGTGCATTTCAATGGGTTCGGTACAGATCTGGTTTGTGCAGTAAGAAGAAACCATGTCCTTTGTTAATGGTCAAAAGTAGTTCTCACGAGACATCGATTGGTTTCTCATCTTGGCCTCAAGATGTAAGCATTAAAATTTTGGTGCCAAAACGAAGAATGCTTTCTGATTTCAAATTTGATGCTGGACTATTCTCTTGGTTGAAAGGATATGGCGCTGCTGGTTTGATTTCCGGATTATTAGTTTGTTATTCGACTTCAAATTCAGCACATTCTGAAGCACTGGAGGAAAAAGGAGCCAAAAAGAAATGCACTGATCCTTCAGTCGACCATTTTGCACATGGAAAGAAAGTCTACACTGATTATTCTGTCATAG GCATACCTGGAGACGGAAGGTGTTTATTTCGTTCTGTTGCTCATGGGGCTTGTTTAAGGAATGGCAAACCTGCTCCAAATGAAAGCCTACAGAAACAATTAGCTGACGAGTTACGGGCTATG GTTGCTGAAGAATTGATCAGAAGGCGGCAAGAAACTGAGTG GTTTATTGAAGGCGACTTTGACACTTATGTTTCACGGATAAGGAAGCCTCATGTTTGGGGAGGTGAACCCGAGTTACTGATGCTTCAACATGTTTTAAG GATGCCAATTACAGTTTACATGCATGATAACAAATATGGTGGATTAATATCCATTGCCGAGTATGGCCAagtgaaaacgatcgccaaatacttacgatgttaa
- the LOC130820000 gene encoding OVARIAN TUMOR DOMAIN-containing deubiquitinating enzyme 4-like isoform X3 — MMIVCSPIKTCPKNVLPISGYFQKQMRVHINNIASPTTSRSCCHILKQGISRIRYPRISASSSSSWFSNCSIRAFQWVRYRSGLCSKKKPCPLLMVKSSSHETSIGFSSWPQDVSIKILVPKRRMLSDFKFDAGLFSWLKGYGAAGLISGLLVCYSTSNSAHSEALEEKGAKKKCTDPSVDHFAHGKKVYTDYSVIGIPGDGRCLFRSVAHGACLRNGKPAPNESLQKQLADELRAMVAEELIRRRQETEWFIEGDFDTYVSRIRKPHVWGGEPELLMLQHVLRMPITVYMHDNKYGGLISIAEYGQEYGKDNPIQVLYHGYGHYDALQIPGKKGSESRL, encoded by the exons ATGATGATAGTATGCTCTCCAATTAAAACTTGCCCCAAAAATGTGCTTCCGATAAGTGGGTATTTTCAAAAGCAAATGAGAGTCCATATAAATAATATTGCTTCCCCTACCACATCCAGGTCATGTTGTCACATTCTGAAACAAGGGATCTCCAGGATTAGATATCCTCGAATTTCAGCCTCTAGCAGTTCTTCATGGTTTTCCAATTGTAGCATCCGTGCATTTCAATGGGTTCGGTACAGATCTGGTTTGTGCAGTAAGAAGAAACCATGTCCTTTGTTAATGGTCAAAAGTAGTTCTCACGAGACATCGATTGGTTTCTCATCTTGGCCTCAAGATGTAAGCATTAAAATTTTGGTGCCAAAACGAAGAATGCTTTCTGATTTCAAATTTGATGCTGGACTATTCTCTTGGTTGAAAGGATATGGCGCTGCTGGTTTGATTTCCGGATTATTAGTTTGTTATTCGACTTCAAATTCAGCACATTCTGAAGCACTGGAGGAAAAAGGAGCCAAAAAGAAATGCACTGATCCTTCAGTCGACCATTTTGCACATGGAAAGAAAGTCTACACTGATTATTCTGTCATAG GCATACCTGGAGACGGAAGGTGTTTATTTCGTTCTGTTGCTCATGGGGCTTGTTTAAGGAATGGCAAACCTGCTCCAAATGAAAGCCTACAGAAACAATTAGCTGACGAGTTACGGGCTATG GTTGCTGAAGAATTGATCAGAAGGCGGCAAGAAACTGAGTG GTTTATTGAAGGCGACTTTGACACTTATGTTTCACGGATAAGGAAGCCTCATGTTTGGGGAGGTGAACCCGAGTTACTGATGCTTCAACATGTTTTAAG GATGCCAATTACAGTTTACATGCATGATAACAAATATGGTGGATTAATATCCATTGCCGAGTATGGCCAa g AATACGGAAAAGATAATCCAATACAAGTTCTGTATCATGGTTATGGTCATTATGATGCATTACAAATTCCCGGAAAGAAAGGTAGCGAATCAaggttgtaa
- the LOC130820000 gene encoding OVARIAN TUMOR DOMAIN-containing deubiquitinating enzyme 4-like isoform X2: MMIVCSPIKTCPKNVLPISGYFQKQMRVHINNIASPTTSRSCCHILKQGISRIRYPRISASSSSSWFSNCSIRAFQWVRYRSGLCSKKKPCPLLMVKSSSHETSIGFSSWPQDVSIKILVPKRRMLSDFKFDAGLFSWLKGYGAAGLISGLLVCYSTSNSAHSEALEEKGAKKKCTDPSVDHFAHGKKVYTDYSVIGIPGDGRCLFRSVAHGACLRNGKPAPNESLQKQLADELRAMVAEELIRRRQETEWFIEGDFDTYVSRIRKPHVWGGEPELLMLQHVLRSRLATFVLVFAMFVLFGFVSYAITTYS, encoded by the exons ATGATGATAGTATGCTCTCCAATTAAAACTTGCCCCAAAAATGTGCTTCCGATAAGTGGGTATTTTCAAAAGCAAATGAGAGTCCATATAAATAATATTGCTTCCCCTACCACATCCAGGTCATGTTGTCACATTCTGAAACAAGGGATCTCCAGGATTAGATATCCTCGAATTTCAGCCTCTAGCAGTTCTTCATGGTTTTCCAATTGTAGCATCCGTGCATTTCAATGGGTTCGGTACAGATCTGGTTTGTGCAGTAAGAAGAAACCATGTCCTTTGTTAATGGTCAAAAGTAGTTCTCACGAGACATCGATTGGTTTCTCATCTTGGCCTCAAGATGTAAGCATTAAAATTTTGGTGCCAAAACGAAGAATGCTTTCTGATTTCAAATTTGATGCTGGACTATTCTCTTGGTTGAAAGGATATGGCGCTGCTGGTTTGATTTCCGGATTATTAGTTTGTTATTCGACTTCAAATTCAGCACATTCTGAAGCACTGGAGGAAAAAGGAGCCAAAAAGAAATGCACTGATCCTTCAGTCGACCATTTTGCACATGGAAAGAAAGTCTACACTGATTATTCTGTCATAG GCATACCTGGAGACGGAAGGTGTTTATTTCGTTCTGTTGCTCATGGGGCTTGTTTAAGGAATGGCAAACCTGCTCCAAATGAAAGCCTACAGAAACAATTAGCTGACGAGTTACGGGCTATG GTTGCTGAAGAATTGATCAGAAGGCGGCAAGAAACTGAGTG GTTTATTGAAGGCGACTTTGACACTTATGTTTCACGGATAAGGAAGCCTCATGTTTGGGGAGGTGAACCCGAGTTACTGATGCTTCAACATGTTTTAAG GTCGCGGCTCGCAACTTTCGTGCTGGTTTTTGCAATGTTCGTTTTATtcggttttgttagttatgcaATAACTACCTACagttaa